In the genome of Lacerta agilis isolate rLacAgi1 chromosome 2, rLacAgi1.pri, whole genome shotgun sequence, one region contains:
- the MFSD6L gene encoding major facilitator superfamily domain-containing protein 6-like isoform X3, protein MNTNNQWDVNKAVTLASLFHFLYGAGNACAIPFLTLYFRQLGLTAPLVGIIIGLKHLVTSLWAPLCSYLAKTHNKRRVLISGSLLCSVGASLLLTLVPPPSKDIVYRYCNVSQHSHKLLAANQVSDVNVNSPSTMNVNPASDDKTLSTESFGIISKDLITTGKPIVTNAEFKIYSTVNIPSVINSGVNVGDTSSQQFTDVPYGVISGTSGKEVSPGEQPLETLTVNRPVKATSSPPADMNIEEKFAENDSSERNANFSFYTAPVPLKKTQYIFKNLSGRWERAQDMSSWLLQGTDFLDSEHQAFLMVLGAVVLWELLAAPLGWMVEDSLYEYLDFVDAADKYGNLWIWSYLGASMGVCGVAVFVDQLSCFLSTNIPRFAVHFYGYAMLLTLTLAVSVFFPIHVSKKSEHVNKTVKALNLIGSDGRTILSAVTVFLTGAIGSTVQNFLFWQMQDQGSSELYMGLSVAIGLIAEILLYIFKSKLLRALSAGGTVALSLSCLAAQLLYYSFLWNTWSVLPIQIFCAFSNGALWWAVNMLADDIATPGTERSLHLVLQGLSCGCGASLGSFAGGFVVNSFGLAVLYRACSITLILWLFLFLIVQSKLPRQKRINYSRLLAADSSDMSDSDDDDKERDWLVKAMKDENFSRNW, encoded by the coding sequence ATGAATACAAACAACCAGTGGGATGTGAACAAAGCAGTAACTCTTGCTAGCCTCTTCCATTTTCTTTATGGTGCAGGAAATGCCTGTGCAATTCCATTTTTAACTTTGTACTTTCGGCAGCTTGGACTGACTGCACCATTAGTAGGGATTATAATAGGATTAAAGCACTTAGTCACTTCTCTTTGGGCTCCACTGTGCTCCTATTTAGCAAAAACTCACAATAAGAGAAGAGTTCTCATCAGCGGATCGCTACTGTGCTCagttggagcaagcttgcttcTTACTCTTGTCCCACCACCGAGTAAGGACATTGTCTATAGGTATTGTAATGTGAGCCAGCATTCACATAAATTACTGGCAGCAAACCAGGTGTCTGATGTAAATGTGAACAGTCCGAGTACAATGAATGTTAACCCTGCCTCTGATGACAAAACACTATCTACTGAATCATTTGGAATAATCTCAAAGGACTTGATTACTACTGGAAAGCCAATAGTAACAAATGCAGAATTCAAAATTTATTCCACTGTTAATATCCCTTCTGTGATCAATAGTGGTGTCAACGTTGGTGATACAAGTTCCCAGCAATTCACTGATGTTCCGTATGGTGTGATATCTGGTACTTCTGGGAAAGAAGTTTCCCCAGGAGAACAACCGTTGGAGACACTGACTGTAAACAGGCCTGTGAAGGCAACTAGTAGCCCACCTGCTGATATGAATATTGAAGAAAAATTTGCGGAAAACGACTCTTCAGAAAGAAATGCTAACTTCTCATTTTACACAGCTCCTGTACCTCTTAAAAAGACACAATATATATTCAAAAACTTGTCAGGTCGCTGGGAAAGAGCACAGGATATGAGCTCTTGGTTACTACAAGGCACTGACTTCTTGGACAGTGAGCACCAGGCCTTTCTTATGGTGCTAGGTGCTGTTGTTCTTTGGGAGCTCCTGGCTGCACCTCTTGGATGGATGGTTGAGGACAGCCTCTATGAGTACCTTGATTTCGTTGATGCAGCAGACAAATATGGAAATCTTTGGATTTGGAGTTACTTAGGAGCATCTATGGGTGTCTGTGGTGTAGCAGTATTTGTGGATCAGCTGAGTTGCTTCTTGAGCACGAATATCCCACGTTTTGCAGTGCATTTTTATGGCTATGCCATGTTGCTAACTTTAACGTTGGCTGTCAGTGTCTTCTTTCCCATTCATGTGTCCAAAAAAAGTGAACATGTAAACAAAACAGTCAAAGCTTTAAACCTGATTGGGAGCGATGGCAGAACCATCCTGTCTGCAGTAACCGTCTTCCTCACGGGTGCCATTGGGTCAACTGTGCAGAATTTTCTTTTCTGGCAAATGCAAGACCAAGGCAGCAGTGAATTATACATGGGTCTCTCAGTGGCCATTGGACTGATTGCCGAAATCCTGCTCTACATCTTCAAAAGCAAGTTACTAAGGGCTCTCTCAGCTGGTGGCACAGTTGCCTTGAGTTTAAGCTGCCTTGCAGCACAGCTGCTCTACTATTCCTTCCTATGGAACACCTGGTCTGTGCTGCCAATCCAGATCTTCTGTGCCTTCAGCAACGGTGCCTTGTGGTGGGCTGTGAACATGCTGGCAGATGACATTGCCACTCCTGGCACAGAGAGGTCTCTCCACCTTGTCCTACAGGGCCTCTCATGTGGCTGTGGAGCCAGTCTGGGAAGTTTTGCAGGAGGGTTTGTTGTGAACAGTTTTGGCCTAGCAGTGCTCTATCGGGCATGTTCCATTACTTTAATACTCTGGTTATTCTTGTTTTTGATTGTCCAATCCAAGTTGCCACGTCAAAAAAGAATTAATTACTCCCGACTCCTAGCTGCAGATTCTAGTGATATGAGTgactctgatgatgatgataaggaaAGGGACTGGCTGGTGAAAGCTATGAAAGACGAGAACTTCTCTAGGAATTGGTAA
- the PIK3R6 gene encoding phosphoinositide 3-kinase regulatory subunit 6, which yields MDNPEVESDFLRSVHALLRELDGHHPAFQSERGMLRWTLHKKIDRNPSNGALLIKILVKELERAERCNYRQYIIPLLHTLMYTLIKAPCIPDDLYERVYDFCKKLLTLPKPYCTIGLDYARQLKLERTIPGALYQRMVSAEQSLKNDSFPYQEKVFMFVDPDLLSEAVCRALIDEIKASQMSQCMKSCMLCVIERAFQTVLKEHGHVKNVHSILQAKPLDVTERYFQQVMAAIEHAGRDMSAEYSQYVEELGKIYSTLLSTSEKDVEKTAVEKGSGIPLPNPNISFHLWRDEDQLWKELVLFLRSPSQSCEQDSLSPELDIFEFQDMGPDFDCCEQTRFSVLSNDSGIERDLLSLGDENQSSCTVEAEHSRLQRKGCMKKKGSPLDSLAFLQSGSNGQGAKPTGKLHRKSGGSVMEPVAQLKRLHTARVLVLGDDRILGRLAQAYYSLRKRESRRVFLTPRLKVQFYYVPVVEEHPTSSPTEEGALPDQTEPCELAAYLGRADPWYESNINTLCHMIPKLATMPSSPSKSTVSELFILDVIAYYVRLGLQPVFFQVYAVKLLFSNTDLEPVEDIFLIELSLILEEFNPSRDNLPTKKKPAVEVPGADLTLMYKKVLLSNREKEETLSLRSTGLVIKAIPSNETEDLVCLNVNTTEVVKISNLSGRSYSLVTNTIRTRNIKIRSTDQRTFTVCLDKDSRRLYKNVTSIEVFPCLEPSYCLQKTRTRRSSFEEEEDVGLAKYLPKSLLLPINTFAGIVQ from the exons ATGGATAACCcag AGGTTGAGTCTGACTTCCTCCGAAGTGTGCATGCCCTCCTTCGTGAACTTGATGGCCACCACCCAGCCTTCCAGAGCGAGAGAG GGATGCTGAGATGGACTTTGCACAAGAAGATTGACAGGAATCCCAGCAATGGAGCCCTCTTGATCAAAATTCTGGTGAAAGAACTGGAAAGG GCAGAAAGATGCAACTATCGGCAGTACATTATCCCTTTGCTTCACACGCTGATGTACACATTGATAAAG GCACCTTGCATCCCTGATGATTTGTATGAGAGAGTGTACGATTTCTGCAAGAAGTTGCTCACTCTGCCCAAACCGTACTGCACCATTGGCCTGGATTATGCTCGACAGCTAAAACTGGAACGGACAATACCAG GAGCATTATACCAAAGAATGGTTTCTGCAGAGCAAAGTCTCAAGAACGACTCATTCCCCTATCAGGAAAA GGTTTTCATGTTTGTAGATCCAGACTTGCTGTCTGAAGCTGTATGCCGGGCACTCATTGATGAAATCAAGGCTTCTCAGATGTCCCAGTGTATGAAGTCCTGCATGCTCTGTGTGATAGAACGTGCCTTCCAAACAGTGCTGAAGGAACACGGTCACGTTAAGAACGTGCACAGCATTCTTCAG GCAAAGCCCTTAGATGTGACTGAGCGCTATTTTCAGCAAGTGATGGCAGCCATTGAACATGCAGGAAGAGATATGAGTGCAGAATACAGTCAGTATGTTGAAGAATTGGGGAAAATCTACAGCACATTGCTGAGCACTTCAGAGAAAG ATGTGGAGAAGACAGCAGTAGAAAAAGGTTCAGGCATCCCTTTACCCAACCCTAACATCAGCTTCCACTTGTGGAGAGATGAAGACCAGCTTT GGAAGGAGTTGGTGCTATTCCTCCGTTCGCCAAGTCAATCCTGTGAACAGGATTCCCTGAGTCCAGAACTGGATATCTTTGAGTTTCAGGATATGGGGCCAGACTTTGACTGCTGTGAGCAGACACGTTTCTCTGTGCTCTCCAATGACAGCGGGATTGAGCGAGACCTGCTCAGTCTGGGCGATGAAAATCAGTCTTCTTGCACTGTTGAGGCTGAGCACTCCCGGCTCCAGAGGAAAGGTTGCATGAAGAAGAAGGGGTCTCCTCTGGACAGCCTCGCTTTCCTGCAGAGCGGCTCTAATGGGCAAGGAGCAAAGCCTACTGGGAAGCTGCATCGAAAATCTGGGGGTAGCGTCATGGAACCGGTGGCTCAGCTGAAACGGCTGCACACAGCTCGTGTCTTGGTACTGGGTGATGACAGAATTCTGGGGCGCCTGGCCCAGGCCTATTACTCCCTGAG GAAGCGGGAGAGCAGACGTGTCTTTCTTACACCAAGGCTAAAAGTGCAATTTTACTATGTGCCTGTTGTGGAGGAACATCCCACATCTTCCCCCACCGAG GAAGGTGCTCTGCCTGACCAGACAGAGCCTTGTGAGTTGGCTGCTTACCTTGGAAGAGCTGATCCATGGTACGAGAGCAACATTAACACCCTCTGTCACATGATTCCGAAGCTGGCCACCATG CCCTCTTCTCCAAGCAAATCTACAGTCTCTGAGCTGTTCATCCTTGACGTGATTGCATACTATGTGCGTCTGGGCTTGCAGCCAGTCTTCTTCCAGGTGTATGCAGTGAAG CTTCTCTTCAGTAATACAGATTTGGAGCCTGTTGAGGACATTTTCTTGATTGAACTGAGTCTAATCCTTGAAGAATTCAACCCTTCCAGAG ACAATCTACCAACGAAAAAGAAGCCAGCAGTAGAAGTTCCTGGTGCAGATCTTACACTCATGTATAAGAAG GTTTTGCTGAGTAACCGTGAGAAGGAGGAGACACTTTCATTGCGATCCACAGGCCTGGTTATTAAAGCCATTCCCTCAAATGAGACTGAAG ATCTGGTGTGCTTGAATGTGAATACTACTGAGGTCGTAAAAATATCCAACCTCTCAGGACGATCATATTCT TTAGTGACAAACACTATTCGAACACGCAACATCAAAATCAGAAGCACAGATCAAAGGACCTTCACTGTGTGCCTAGACAAGGACTCCAGGAGGCTCTACAAGAATGTGACCAG TATTGAAGTTTTCCCATGCCTAGAACCCAGCTACTGCTTACAGAAGACAAGAACCAGACGGTCTAGttttgaggaagaggaagatgtggGACTGGCCAAATACTTACCTAAATCTTTATTGCTACCCATCAACACTTTTGCAGGCATTGTTCAGTGA
- the MFSD6L gene encoding major facilitator superfamily domain-containing protein 6-like isoform X2: MATRARTKLGAKPAPEAMNTNNQWDVNKAVTLASLFHFLYGAGNACAIPFLTLYFRQLGLTAPLVGIIIGLKHLVTSLWAPLCSYLAKTHNKRRVLISGSLLCSVGASLLLTLVPPPSKDIVYRYCNVSQHSHKLLAANQVSDVNVNSPSTMNVNPASDDKTLSTESFGIISKDLITTGKPIVTNAEFKIYSTVNIPSVINSGVNVGDTSSQQFTDVPYGVISGTSGKEVSPGEQPLETLTVNRPVKATSSPPADMNIEEKFAENDSSERNANFSFYTAPVPLKKTQYIFKNLSGRWERAQDMSSWLLQGTDFLDSEHQAFLMVLGAVVLWELLAAPLGWMVEDSLYEYLDFVDAADKYGNLWIWSYLGASMGVCGVAVFVDQLSCFLSTNIPRFAVHFYGYAMLLTLTLAVSVFFPIHVSKKSEHVNKTVKALNLIGSDGRTILSAVTVFLTGAIGSTVQNFLFWQMQDQGSSELYMGLSVAIGLIAEILLYIFKSKLLRALSAGGTVALSLSCLAAQLLYYSFLWNTWSVLPIQIFCAFSNGALWWAVNMLADDIATPGTERSLHLVLQGLSCGCGASLGSFAGGFVVNSFGLAVLYRACSITLILWLFLFLIVQSKLPRQKRINYSRLLAADSSDMSDSDDDDKERDWLVKAMKDENFSRNW, encoded by the exons ATGGCAACCCGCGCGAG GACAAAATTGGGAGCCAAGCCTGCACCTGAAGCCATGAATACAAACAACCAGTGGGATGTGAACAAAGCAGTAACTCTTGCTAGCCTCTTCCATTTTCTTTATGGTGCAGGAAATGCCTGTGCAATTCCATTTTTAACTTTGTACTTTCGGCAGCTTGGACTGACTGCACCATTAGTAGGGATTATAATAGGATTAAAGCACTTAGTCACTTCTCTTTGGGCTCCACTGTGCTCCTATTTAGCAAAAACTCACAATAAGAGAAGAGTTCTCATCAGCGGATCGCTACTGTGCTCagttggagcaagcttgcttcTTACTCTTGTCCCACCACCGAGTAAGGACATTGTCTATAGGTATTGTAATGTGAGCCAGCATTCACATAAATTACTGGCAGCAAACCAGGTGTCTGATGTAAATGTGAACAGTCCGAGTACAATGAATGTTAACCCTGCCTCTGATGACAAAACACTATCTACTGAATCATTTGGAATAATCTCAAAGGACTTGATTACTACTGGAAAGCCAATAGTAACAAATGCAGAATTCAAAATTTATTCCACTGTTAATATCCCTTCTGTGATCAATAGTGGTGTCAACGTTGGTGATACAAGTTCCCAGCAATTCACTGATGTTCCGTATGGTGTGATATCTGGTACTTCTGGGAAAGAAGTTTCCCCAGGAGAACAACCGTTGGAGACACTGACTGTAAACAGGCCTGTGAAGGCAACTAGTAGCCCACCTGCTGATATGAATATTGAAGAAAAATTTGCGGAAAACGACTCTTCAGAAAGAAATGCTAACTTCTCATTTTACACAGCTCCTGTACCTCTTAAAAAGACACAATATATATTCAAAAACTTGTCAGGTCGCTGGGAAAGAGCACAGGATATGAGCTCTTGGTTACTACAAGGCACTGACTTCTTGGACAGTGAGCACCAGGCCTTTCTTATGGTGCTAGGTGCTGTTGTTCTTTGGGAGCTCCTGGCTGCACCTCTTGGATGGATGGTTGAGGACAGCCTCTATGAGTACCTTGATTTCGTTGATGCAGCAGACAAATATGGAAATCTTTGGATTTGGAGTTACTTAGGAGCATCTATGGGTGTCTGTGGTGTAGCAGTATTTGTGGATCAGCTGAGTTGCTTCTTGAGCACGAATATCCCACGTTTTGCAGTGCATTTTTATGGCTATGCCATGTTGCTAACTTTAACGTTGGCTGTCAGTGTCTTCTTTCCCATTCATGTGTCCAAAAAAAGTGAACATGTAAACAAAACAGTCAAAGCTTTAAACCTGATTGGGAGCGATGGCAGAACCATCCTGTCTGCAGTAACCGTCTTCCTCACGGGTGCCATTGGGTCAACTGTGCAGAATTTTCTTTTCTGGCAAATGCAAGACCAAGGCAGCAGTGAATTATACATGGGTCTCTCAGTGGCCATTGGACTGATTGCCGAAATCCTGCTCTACATCTTCAAAAGCAAGTTACTAAGGGCTCTCTCAGCTGGTGGCACAGTTGCCTTGAGTTTAAGCTGCCTTGCAGCACAGCTGCTCTACTATTCCTTCCTATGGAACACCTGGTCTGTGCTGCCAATCCAGATCTTCTGTGCCTTCAGCAACGGTGCCTTGTGGTGGGCTGTGAACATGCTGGCAGATGACATTGCCACTCCTGGCACAGAGAGGTCTCTCCACCTTGTCCTACAGGGCCTCTCATGTGGCTGTGGAGCCAGTCTGGGAAGTTTTGCAGGAGGGTTTGTTGTGAACAGTTTTGGCCTAGCAGTGCTCTATCGGGCATGTTCCATTACTTTAATACTCTGGTTATTCTTGTTTTTGATTGTCCAATCCAAGTTGCCACGTCAAAAAAGAATTAATTACTCCCGACTCCTAGCTGCAGATTCTAGTGATATGAGTgactctgatgatgatgataaggaaAGGGACTGGCTGGTGAAAGCTATGAAAGACGAGAACTTCTCTAGGAATTGGTAA
- the MFSD6L gene encoding major facilitator superfamily domain-containing protein 6-like isoform X1 yields MRRESSFPLTAGRGRCPRGTTEEAASRLPPPPRPPRPPLRTKLGAKPAPEAMNTNNQWDVNKAVTLASLFHFLYGAGNACAIPFLTLYFRQLGLTAPLVGIIIGLKHLVTSLWAPLCSYLAKTHNKRRVLISGSLLCSVGASLLLTLVPPPSKDIVYRYCNVSQHSHKLLAANQVSDVNVNSPSTMNVNPASDDKTLSTESFGIISKDLITTGKPIVTNAEFKIYSTVNIPSVINSGVNVGDTSSQQFTDVPYGVISGTSGKEVSPGEQPLETLTVNRPVKATSSPPADMNIEEKFAENDSSERNANFSFYTAPVPLKKTQYIFKNLSGRWERAQDMSSWLLQGTDFLDSEHQAFLMVLGAVVLWELLAAPLGWMVEDSLYEYLDFVDAADKYGNLWIWSYLGASMGVCGVAVFVDQLSCFLSTNIPRFAVHFYGYAMLLTLTLAVSVFFPIHVSKKSEHVNKTVKALNLIGSDGRTILSAVTVFLTGAIGSTVQNFLFWQMQDQGSSELYMGLSVAIGLIAEILLYIFKSKLLRALSAGGTVALSLSCLAAQLLYYSFLWNTWSVLPIQIFCAFSNGALWWAVNMLADDIATPGTERSLHLVLQGLSCGCGASLGSFAGGFVVNSFGLAVLYRACSITLILWLFLFLIVQSKLPRQKRINYSRLLAADSSDMSDSDDDDKERDWLVKAMKDENFSRNW; encoded by the exons ATGCGCCGCGAGAGTTCTTTCCCGCTGACAGCAGGCCGAGGCCGCTGTCCTCGTGGAACAACGGAAGAAGCGGCGTCTCGCCTTCCCCCGCCCCCGCGCCCCCCGCGCCCTCCTCTCAG GACAAAATTGGGAGCCAAGCCTGCACCTGAAGCCATGAATACAAACAACCAGTGGGATGTGAACAAAGCAGTAACTCTTGCTAGCCTCTTCCATTTTCTTTATGGTGCAGGAAATGCCTGTGCAATTCCATTTTTAACTTTGTACTTTCGGCAGCTTGGACTGACTGCACCATTAGTAGGGATTATAATAGGATTAAAGCACTTAGTCACTTCTCTTTGGGCTCCACTGTGCTCCTATTTAGCAAAAACTCACAATAAGAGAAGAGTTCTCATCAGCGGATCGCTACTGTGCTCagttggagcaagcttgcttcTTACTCTTGTCCCACCACCGAGTAAGGACATTGTCTATAGGTATTGTAATGTGAGCCAGCATTCACATAAATTACTGGCAGCAAACCAGGTGTCTGATGTAAATGTGAACAGTCCGAGTACAATGAATGTTAACCCTGCCTCTGATGACAAAACACTATCTACTGAATCATTTGGAATAATCTCAAAGGACTTGATTACTACTGGAAAGCCAATAGTAACAAATGCAGAATTCAAAATTTATTCCACTGTTAATATCCCTTCTGTGATCAATAGTGGTGTCAACGTTGGTGATACAAGTTCCCAGCAATTCACTGATGTTCCGTATGGTGTGATATCTGGTACTTCTGGGAAAGAAGTTTCCCCAGGAGAACAACCGTTGGAGACACTGACTGTAAACAGGCCTGTGAAGGCAACTAGTAGCCCACCTGCTGATATGAATATTGAAGAAAAATTTGCGGAAAACGACTCTTCAGAAAGAAATGCTAACTTCTCATTTTACACAGCTCCTGTACCTCTTAAAAAGACACAATATATATTCAAAAACTTGTCAGGTCGCTGGGAAAGAGCACAGGATATGAGCTCTTGGTTACTACAAGGCACTGACTTCTTGGACAGTGAGCACCAGGCCTTTCTTATGGTGCTAGGTGCTGTTGTTCTTTGGGAGCTCCTGGCTGCACCTCTTGGATGGATGGTTGAGGACAGCCTCTATGAGTACCTTGATTTCGTTGATGCAGCAGACAAATATGGAAATCTTTGGATTTGGAGTTACTTAGGAGCATCTATGGGTGTCTGTGGTGTAGCAGTATTTGTGGATCAGCTGAGTTGCTTCTTGAGCACGAATATCCCACGTTTTGCAGTGCATTTTTATGGCTATGCCATGTTGCTAACTTTAACGTTGGCTGTCAGTGTCTTCTTTCCCATTCATGTGTCCAAAAAAAGTGAACATGTAAACAAAACAGTCAAAGCTTTAAACCTGATTGGGAGCGATGGCAGAACCATCCTGTCTGCAGTAACCGTCTTCCTCACGGGTGCCATTGGGTCAACTGTGCAGAATTTTCTTTTCTGGCAAATGCAAGACCAAGGCAGCAGTGAATTATACATGGGTCTCTCAGTGGCCATTGGACTGATTGCCGAAATCCTGCTCTACATCTTCAAAAGCAAGTTACTAAGGGCTCTCTCAGCTGGTGGCACAGTTGCCTTGAGTTTAAGCTGCCTTGCAGCACAGCTGCTCTACTATTCCTTCCTATGGAACACCTGGTCTGTGCTGCCAATCCAGATCTTCTGTGCCTTCAGCAACGGTGCCTTGTGGTGGGCTGTGAACATGCTGGCAGATGACATTGCCACTCCTGGCACAGAGAGGTCTCTCCACCTTGTCCTACAGGGCCTCTCATGTGGCTGTGGAGCCAGTCTGGGAAGTTTTGCAGGAGGGTTTGTTGTGAACAGTTTTGGCCTAGCAGTGCTCTATCGGGCATGTTCCATTACTTTAATACTCTGGTTATTCTTGTTTTTGATTGTCCAATCCAAGTTGCCACGTCAAAAAAGAATTAATTACTCCCGACTCCTAGCTGCAGATTCTAGTGATATGAGTgactctgatgatgatgataaggaaAGGGACTGGCTGGTGAAAGCTATGAAAGACGAGAACTTCTCTAGGAATTGGTAA